The Dreissena polymorpha isolate Duluth1 chromosome 10, UMN_Dpol_1.0, whole genome shotgun sequence genome includes a region encoding these proteins:
- the LOC127847946 gene encoding uncharacterized PPE family protein PPE62-like: MQTDIRLLLCTTLVFHSFGQEVKKRYEFENIVGGAGSARTPWRSAASGNSSLRMFKGDQIQLTLCADVARTLSGFPNTLRCKNRQSRADLDADSHIGSDNFGADTNAYIGNGNLGNCTVKDYILGDDANANIGNGNFGNDILGDYIIGNDANANIGNGDVGNNTRGNYIVGDDANANIGHGNIGNDSLGNDILGDDANANIGNNNLGTDNIRKYNLDSDADANANIGNGDVGNHTHGNYIVGDDAKANIGNDNLGNYSLGNDILCYDANANIGNNNLGNYNIRKYNPDYDADANIGNDNLGFYNFGDDWYK, translated from the exons ATGCAGACAGATATTCGGTTATTACTATGCACAACTCTCGTGTTCCATTCGTTTGGACAGGAGGTTAAAAAGCGGTACGAGTTCGAAAATATCGTAGGGGGAGCTGGAAGTGCCCGAACGCCATGGAGGTCCGCCGCCTCAGGCAACTCGTCGCTTCGCATGTTCAAAGGCGACCAGATACAGCTGACGCTGTGTGCCGACGTCGCGAGGACACTCA GCGGCTTCCCCAACACCCTGCGCTGTAAGAATAGACAATCCAGAGCTGACCTCGACGCTGACTCTCACATTGGAAGTGACAACTTCGGCGCCGACACCAACGCATACATCGGAAATGGCAACCTTGGAAATTGCACCGTCAAAGATTACATTCTCGGCGACGACGCAAACGCAAACATCGGAAATGGCAACTTCGGAAACGACATCCTCGGAGATTACATCATCGGTAACGACGCAAACGCAAACATCGGAAATGGCGACGTTGGAAATAACACCCGCGGAAATTACATCGTCGGCGACGACGCAAACGCGAACATCGGACATGGCAACATCGGAAATGACTCCCTCGGAAATGACATCCTCGGCGACGACGCAAACGCAAACATCGGAAACAACAACCTCGGGACTGACAACATCAGAAAGTACAACCTGGATAGCGACGCCGACGCGAACGCAAACATCGGAAATGGCGACGTCGGAAATCACACCCACGGAAATTACATCGTCGGCGACGACGCAAAAGCGAACATCGGAAATGACAACCTCGGAAATTACTCCCTCGGAAATGACATCCTCTGCTACGACGCAAACGCAAACATCGGAAACAACAACCTCGGAAATTACAACATCAGAAAGTACAACCCGGATTACGACGCCGACGCGAACATCGGAAATGACAACCTTGGATTTTACAACTTCGGCGACGACTGGTACAAATGA
- the LOC127848418 gene encoding uncharacterized protein LOC127848418 translates to MRRYAALVILLGVCCVQTAPLEFQRHFEFEDALAENKTQSMMWRSEASGLKTLRVVDPNGTSAIELTLCIRPYDSTQNVTVFIDDIRYSNDGPSDVVAVQFNGTTIGNFTTIETFPSGKEWNIFRNTGNVGPTLNVRQGQYLLVLTAFTDKWGMEFDRIRLNAKNQDPAIDLFCAKPNRHKRQTYTPMINGAGTLFGNNPIHHGLVHFNTTGQNKSMIITGVKLSCGEHLMAIQLQYNNTWGEKYGLWAPDCVYPVNHVDTYEFDSTEWINRADVSVIGGFPWALTLHTNKRQLPTCGVPSIEPNTERGQRLLGIAGYSGCWLDRLQFIWSSNWQ, encoded by the exons ATGAGACGGTACGCGGCACTTGTGATTCTGCTTGGAGTATGTTGTGTACAAACGGCTCCGCTCGAATTTCAGAGACATTTCGAGTTCGAGGATGCCTTGGCCGAAAACAAGACCCAATCTATGATGTGGCGCTCCGAAGCCTCTGGTCTGAAGACGCTCCGCGTGGTGGACCCAAATGGAACTTCCGCCATTGAGCTTACCCTCTGCATCAGGCCATACGACTCCACACAGAACGTCACAGTCTTTATCGACGACATCCGCTACTCTAACGACGGACCGTCTGATGTTGTCGCCGTGCAGTTTAACGGAACCACCATCGGAAACTTCACGACGATCGAGACGTTTCCCAGCGGAAAAGAATGGAACATTTTCCGGAACACCGGAAACGTTGGGCCGACTCTTAATGTGCGCCAGGGACAGTATTTGCTCGTGCTTACCGCGTTCACGGACAAGTGGGGAATGGAGTTCGACCGTATACGTTTGAATGCGAAGAATCAGGATCCTGCGATAGACTTGTTCTGTG CAAAACCAAACAGACATAAAAGACAGACATATACTCCGATGATAAATGGTGCTGGAACCCTTTTTGGGAACAATCCGATTCACCATGGTCTTGTGCATTTCAACACGACTGGGCAGAATAAGAGTATGATCATAACCGGGGTAAAACTGTCATGTGGCGAGCACCTTATGGCCATACAGTTGCAGTACAACAATACATGGGGAGAAAAGTACGGTCTATGGGCACCTGACTGCGTGTACCCCGTAAACCACGTTGATACCTACGAGTTTGATTCAACGGAATGGATTAATAGAGCTGATGTTAGCGTCATCGGTGGGTTTCCATGGGCACTGACACTGCATACGAATAAACGACAACTACCGACGTGTGGCGTCCCTTCCATTGAACCGAACACTGAAAGAGGTCAAAGACTGTTGGGGATTGCGGGCTACTCGGGCTGTTGGTTGGACAGGCTTCAATTTATCTGGTCTTCTAATTGGCAGTGA